A window of the Cucurbita pepo subsp. pepo cultivar mu-cu-16 chromosome LG01, ASM280686v2, whole genome shotgun sequence genome harbors these coding sequences:
- the LOC111811388 gene encoding leucine-rich repeat receptor-like protein kinase TDR, with the protein MKAASSFLFLISAVLLIIISFLLSATSSTPTVLPLQLLSLLSIKSSIKDSFSSFLDWDPKPTFSKADFHDPIWCSWSGVRCDQNSPEITSLDLSRRNLTGFIPSEIKYLTSLVYLNLSGNSFLGPFPTAIFELTQLTTLDISHNIFTSTFPPGISKLKFLNVFNAYSNNFTGSLPQEFAHLRFLEWLNLGGSYFNGSIPASYGGLSRLKYLHLAGNALDGQIPGQLAYLTKLERMEIGYNTFSGGIPAEFPLLLNLKYLDIAGANLAGTLPQDIGNMTKLQNLLLFKNRITGKIPESLGKLEALEELDLSENQLTGAIPLDLYNLKELRELSLMANDLSGEIPQALGDLPNLASLRLWNNLLTGPLPQNLGSNEKLLQVDVSSNQLSGPIPPNLCHGNKLYKLILFSNKLGHELPASLTNCTSLVRLRIQNNFLNGSIPHGFGMLENLTFADFSNNNFSGEIPADFGNAVKLQYLNISQNAFGTSLPENIWNSTSLQIFSASSSRIIGSIPDFVGCRSIYEIELQDNNLNSSIPWTFGHCEKLLTLNLSRNSLTGIIPWEISTLPSITAIDLSRNFLTGTIPSNFQNCSTIESFDVSYNQLTGPIPSTGTIFPGLHSSSFIGNDGLCGEILAKPCAVDALSDGGIEVRQQQPRRTTGAIVWIMAAAFGIGLFVLVAGTRCFQANYSRRFGGGDEETGPWKLTAFQRLNFTAEDVLECMSMTDKILGMGSTGTVYKAEMPGGEIIAVKKLWGKYKENIRRRRGVLAEVEVLGNVRHRNIVRLLGCCSNKECTMLLYEYMPNGNLDDLLHGKNKGENLVADWITRYKIALGVAQGICYLHHDCDPVIVHRDLKPSNILLDGEMEARVADFGVAKLIQTDESMSVIAGSYGYIAPEYGYTLQVDEKSDIYSFGVVLMEIVSGKRSVDSEFGEGNSIVDWVRSKIKVKDGVNQVLDNDVSGSCASVREEMIQMLRISLLCTSRNPADRPSMRDVVLMLQQAKPKRKFPGNLVTVEAADVLLDHKIVAEC; encoded by the exons ATGAAAGCAGCTTCCAGTTTCCTGTTCTTGATCTCTGCCGTTCTTTTGATCatcatctcttttcttctttctgcaACTTCTTCAACTCCAACTGTTTTGCCCCTTCAACTTCTCTCTCTGCTTTCTATCAAATCCTCCATTAAAGACTCCTTTTCGAGCTTTCTTGATTGGGACCCTAAACCCACCTTCTCCAAAGCTGATTTTCATGACCCGATTTGGTGTTCTTGGTCTGGAGTTCGATGTGATCAGAACTCGCCGGAAATTACCTCCTTGGATTTGTCTCGTCGGAATCTCACTGGGTTTATTCCCTCTGAAATTAAGTACTTAACGAGCTtagtttatttgaatttgagtggTAATAGCTTTCTTGGGCCGTTCCCCACCGCCATTTTTGAGCTCACTCAGCTTACGACTCTTGATATTAGTCATAATATCTTCACCTCCACTTTCCCACCTGGGATTTCCAAGCTTAAGTTCTTGAATGTTTTCAATGCCTACAGTAACAACTTCACTGGTTCGTTACCGCAAGAATTCGCGCATCTCCGGTTCCTTGAATGGCTCAACCTCGGTGGAAGCTACTTTAATGGCAGTATTCCGGCGAGTTATGGCGGTTTGTCACGGTTGAAGTATTTGCATTTGGCTGGAAATGCTCTTGATGGTCAAATTCCAGGGCAACTAGCGTATTTAACCAAACTAGAGAGAATGGAAATCGGTTACAATACCTTCTCCGGCGGGATTCCGGCGGAATTTCCATTGTTGTTGAATCTGAAATACTTGGATATTGCCGGAGCGAATCTCGCCGGGACTCTGCCGCAGGACATTGGAAACATGACGAAGCTGCAAAATCTGCTTCTCTTCAAGAATCGAATCACCGGCAAAATTCCTGAAAGTTTAGGGAAATTAGAAGCGCTTGAGGAGCTTGATTTGTCGGAGAATCAACTCACCGGAGCGATTCCGTTGGATTTGTATAATCTGAAGGAATTAAGAGAGCTGAGTTTGATGGCGAACGATCTGAGTGGGGAAATTCCACAAGCACTTGGCGATCTTCCAAATCTCGCCAGTTTGCGATTATGGAACAATTTGCTCACAGGTCCACTGCCTCAGAATCTCGGCTCGAACGAGAAGTTACTGCAAGTCGACGTGTCGTCGAATCAACTCTCCGGTCCGATTCCTCCAAATCTCTGCCATGGAAACAAGCTGTATAAGCTCATTCTGTTTTCCAACAAATTAGGGCACGAACTTCCCGCCTCTTTAACGAACTGCACGTCTCTCGTTCGTCTTCGAATCCAAAACAATTTCCTTAACGGCTCGATTCCTCACGGTTTCGGCATGTTGGAGAATCTGACATTCGCCGATTTCAGTAACAATAACTTCTCCGGCGAGATTCCGGCGGATTTTGGGAATGCGGTGAAGTTACAGTACTTGAACATTTCACAGAACGCCTTCGGAACTTCCTTACCGGAGAATATCTGGAACTCGACTAGCTTACAGATCTTCTCGGCGAGTTCTTCGAGAATCATCGGTAGCATCCCCGATTTCGTCGGGTGTAGATCTATCTACGAGATCGAACTCCAggacaataatttaaacagTAGTATTCCATGGACGTTCGGCCATTGCGAGAAGCTACTCACGCTGAATTTAAGCAGGAATTCGTTAACCGGCATTATTCCATGGGAGATCTCCACGCTGCCGTCGATTACCGCCATTGATCTGTCACGAAACTTCCTCACAGGTACAATCCCTTCAAATTTCCAAAACTGTAGCACAATCGAAAGCTTCGACGTATCATACAACCAGCTCACCGGCCCCATTCCATCGACCGGAACAATCTTCCCGGGATTACACTCTTCTTCATTCATCGGCAACGACGGTCTCTGCGGCGAGATTCTAGCGAAACCCTGCGCTGTCGACGCGCTCTCCGATGGCGGGATAGAGGTCCGGCAGCAGCAGCCACGGCGGACGACGGGAGCAATCGTGTGGATAATGGCAGCGGCGTTTGGAATCGGATTGTTCGTATTAGTAGCCGGGACGAGGTGTTTTCAGGCGAATTACAGCCGTCGATTCGGCGGTGGCGACGAGGAAACGGGACCGTGGAAACTAACCGCCTTTCAACGGTTGAACTTCACGGCGGAGGACGTGTTAGAGTGTATGTCAATGACGGATAAGATCCTGGGAATGGGGTCCACTGGGACGGTATATAAAGCGGAGATGCCAGGTGGCGAAATCATAGCAGTGAAGAAATTGTGGGGTAAATATAAAGAGAACATCCGACGGCGGAGAGGGGTTCTGGCGGAAGTGGAGGTACTGGGGAACGTGAGGCACAGGAACATAGTGAGATTGTTAGGGTGCTGCAGCAACAAGGAGTGTACGATGCTGCTCTACGAGTATATGCCAAATGGTAATTTGGACGATTTACTGCACGGTAAAAACAAGGGTGAAAATTTGGTGGCCGATTGGATAACTAGGTATAAAATTGCATTGGGTGTGGCACAGGGGATTTGTTATCTTCACCATGACTGTGATCCAGTCATCGTGCACCGCGATTTGAAGCCCagtaatattttattggaCGGTGAGATGGAGGCCCGAGTGGCGGATTTTGGCGTCGCTAAGTTGATCCAGACCGATGAGTCAATGTCGGTGATCGCTGGATCCTACGGCTACATTGCACCAG AATACGGCTACACGCTTCAAGTAGATGAAAAAAGTGATATTTATAGCTTTGGAGTTGTGTTGATGGAGATCGTGAGCGGTAAGAGATCTGTGGATTCTGAATTTGGCGAGGGGAATAGCATTGTGGATTGGGTAAGATCCAAAATTAAGGTGAAAGATGGAGTGAATCAAGTTTTGGACAACGATGTCAGTGGGTCTTGTGCGTCTGTCAGAGAAGAAATGATACAAATGCTTCGTATTTCATTGCTTTGTACGAGCCGTAACCCTGCAGACCGACCGTCGATGCGTGACGTCGTTTTGATGCTACAACAAGCAAAACCCAAGAGAAAATTTCCTGGGAATCTTGTCACTGTCGAAGCTGCTGATGTTCTCTTAGACCACAAGATAGTAGCCGAGTGTTAA